From the genome of Haloferax mediterranei ATCC 33500, one region includes:
- a CDS encoding DoxX family membrane protein, producing the protein MAATGQIEMLGNRMDFDYSQGVTGYVLVLTRLITGYWFLNAGVSKLMGPEAFDASGWMIHGTEGAPIHGFLVWAANTPWLLEFTNVMIPAGEFLIGLGLLVGALVRLAAFFGGVLMVFFYLGNADWGHGYVNGDLFGLMLFVIVGTLAAGRILGLDAIIETLAFVRQRPVLKYLLG; encoded by the coding sequence ATGGCCGCAACTGGACAAATCGAGATGTTAGGGAACCGCATGGACTTCGACTACTCGCAGGGCGTGACGGGGTACGTACTCGTACTCACCCGCCTCATCACGGGCTACTGGTTCCTCAACGCAGGGGTCAGCAAGCTCATGGGCCCGGAAGCCTTCGATGCTTCGGGCTGGATGATTCACGGAACCGAGGGTGCGCCAATTCACGGCTTCCTCGTCTGGGCCGCTAACACGCCGTGGCTGCTGGAGTTCACCAATGTCATGATTCCGGCCGGTGAGTTCCTCATCGGTCTCGGACTCCTCGTCGGTGCACTCGTCCGGCTCGCCGCCTTCTTCGGCGGCGTCCTGATGGTGTTCTTCTACCTCGGGAACGCCGACTGGGGACACGGCTACGTCAACGGAGACCTCTTCGGCCTCATGCTGTTCGTCATCGTCGGGACCCTCGCCGCGGGCCGGATTCTCGGCCTCGACGCCATCATCGAAACGCTGGCGTTCGTCCGCCAGCGCCCCGTCCTCAAGTACCTCCTCGGCTGA
- a CDS encoding IS4-like element ISHme2 family transposase yields the protein MRRLTTLFPSEFLEEHAEELGVVEREGKLQVPVLVWALVFGFAAGESRTLAGFRRSYNSTADETILPGGFYHRLTPTLAEYLRELVEHGLDEVAVPEAVDADIDRFRDVMIADGTVLRLHEFLSDEFQARHEEQAGAKLHLLHNATDETIERMDVTDEKTHDSTLFKTGSWLQGRLVLLDLAYFKYRRFALIDENDGYFVSRLKQNANPVITAELREWRGRAIPLEGKQIHDVVDDLSRKYIDVAVEAEFKRGPYNGTRSLDTKRFRVVGVRDEDADDYHLYITNLPREEFLPADLSTLYRCRWEVETLFRELKTQYELDEFDTSDPDVVEILLYAALLSLLVSRELLDLVTEQANDEIVFPPERWAATFRSHAQLILHELGEYLGYSAPPLLERLIEDAQKIHRQRPILQETLATATQPRCKS from the coding sequence ATGCGTCGGCTTACTACACTGTTTCCCTCCGAGTTCCTCGAAGAGCACGCCGAGGAACTCGGCGTGGTCGAGCGAGAGGGCAAGCTACAGGTTCCAGTCCTCGTGTGGGCGCTCGTGTTCGGCTTCGCCGCAGGTGAGAGCCGAACTCTCGCAGGGTTCAGACGCAGCTACAACTCCACGGCTGATGAGACGATTTTACCTGGCGGCTTCTATCACCGGTTGACGCCGACACTCGCGGAGTATCTCCGCGAGCTCGTCGAGCACGGCCTCGACGAGGTCGCTGTTCCCGAGGCTGTTGACGCTGATATCGACCGATTCAGGGACGTGATGATCGCTGATGGAACGGTGTTGCGGTTGCACGAGTTCCTCTCTGATGAGTTCCAAGCCCGTCACGAGGAGCAGGCTGGAGCGAAGCTCCACCTGCTCCACAATGCTACCGACGAGACGATTGAACGGATGGACGTGACGGACGAGAAAACGCACGACAGCACGCTGTTCAAGACGGGTTCGTGGCTGCAAGGACGGTTGGTTCTGCTCGATCTGGCGTATTTCAAGTACCGTCGCTTCGCGTTGATCGACGAGAACGACGGCTACTTCGTGAGTCGGCTGAAGCAGAACGCAAATCCGGTGATAACGGCGGAATTGCGGGAATGGCGCGGCCGCGCCATTCCCTTGGAGGGGAAGCAGATCCACGATGTAGTCGATGACCTCTCGCGGAAGTACATCGACGTAGCGGTCGAAGCGGAGTTCAAACGTGGGCCGTACAACGGGACACGGTCGCTGGATACGAAGCGGTTCCGCGTCGTCGGCGTCCGTGACGAGGACGCAGACGACTACCACCTCTACATCACGAATCTCCCGAGAGAAGAGTTTCTCCCGGCGGATCTCTCAACGCTGTATCGGTGTCGCTGGGAAGTAGAGACGTTGTTTCGTGAGCTGAAGACGCAGTACGAGTTGGACGAGTTCGACACAAGCGACCCGGATGTCGTGGAAATTTTGCTGTACGCGGCGTTGCTGTCACTGCTGGTGAGTCGTGAGCTGTTGGATCTGGTCACCGAGCAGGCCAACGATGAGATCGTATTTCCGCCTGAACGCTGGGCGGCGACCTTCCGGTCGCACGCCCAGCTCATCCTCCACGAACTCGGTGAGTACCTCGGCTACTCGGCACCACCGTTGCTGGAGCGCCTGATCGAAGACGCGCAGAAGATCCACAGGCAGCGACCAATCTTACAAGAGACGCTCGCTACCGCTACGCAACCGAGGTGTAAGTCTTAG
- a CDS encoding HVO_A0556 family zinc finger protein, producing the protein MSQSMYLLDSFDDDDCTYCDGDLVVRDYKSNEAIVCDDCGTPAVQLW; encoded by the coding sequence ATGTCCCAATCGATGTATCTGCTCGACTCGTTCGACGACGACGATTGTACGTACTGCGACGGCGACCTGGTGGTCAGGGACTACAAGAGTAACGAGGCTATCGTCTGTGACGACTGCGGGACGCCGGCAGTCCAACTCTGGTAA
- a CDS encoding cobyric acid synthase: MTTPTPNPTPSPTLLVAGTASHVGKSTVAAGLCRLFSTRGFDVAPFKAQNMSNNARAVAAADGDGFGEIGVSQYVQARAAGVTPTTDHNPVLLKPHGDGTSQLVVHGQAVGLNTASDYYATHWQDARDAAVESHRRLAESADVVVAEGAGSIAEINLHDRDLANVETARFADAHILLVADIERGGVFASLVGTLELIPDDLRDRVVGAAITKFRGDPSILESGFEQFESMTGVPVLGVLPYDDPGLPEEDSLSLPAEDERATVGDDDSVDDTEAVTIGVPRLPHISNATDFGPLAETPGVRVAYLPLDSSLDDIDGVVLPGSKNTVDDLFALRDAGFDDELVAFDGPIVGICGGYQLLGERIENADIESTDDVDTAEGLGHLPTVTEFSRDKRVEPVSIDFEGAGPLSGAGGRVDGYEIHMGESRIVGDAIPISGDGAATGRVAGTYIHDLFANESPRNVFLDAVYESVGRERPTESRSETDPYERAAALVGDNLDIDSLLDTLGLD, translated from the coding sequence ATGACGACGCCGACGCCGAACCCAACCCCGTCGCCGACCCTTCTCGTCGCCGGAACCGCGAGCCACGTGGGAAAAAGTACCGTCGCGGCCGGTCTCTGCCGCCTGTTCTCGACTCGCGGGTTCGACGTCGCGCCGTTCAAGGCCCAGAACATGAGCAACAACGCCCGGGCGGTCGCGGCCGCGGACGGCGACGGTTTCGGCGAAATCGGCGTCTCGCAGTACGTTCAGGCCCGAGCAGCCGGTGTCACGCCGACCACCGACCACAATCCCGTTCTCCTCAAGCCCCACGGCGACGGCACCTCACAACTCGTCGTCCACGGCCAAGCGGTCGGCTTGAACACCGCAAGCGACTACTACGCGACCCACTGGCAGGATGCGCGAGATGCGGCGGTCGAGTCCCACCGTCGATTGGCCGAATCGGCTGACGTAGTCGTTGCCGAGGGTGCCGGTTCAATCGCCGAAATAAACCTCCACGACCGCGATTTGGCGAACGTCGAAACAGCTCGGTTTGCAGATGCACATATCCTCCTCGTAGCCGATATCGAACGCGGCGGCGTCTTCGCCAGTCTGGTCGGGACGCTCGAACTGATTCCGGACGACCTGCGAGACCGAGTCGTCGGCGCGGCCATCACGAAGTTCCGCGGCGACCCGAGTATCCTCGAATCGGGATTCGAACAGTTCGAGTCGATGACCGGAGTACCCGTCCTCGGCGTGCTCCCGTACGACGACCCCGGCCTTCCCGAAGAAGACAGTCTCTCGCTCCCCGCCGAGGACGAACGCGCGACCGTCGGCGACGACGACAGCGTTGACGACACGGAGGCGGTCACCATCGGCGTCCCGCGTCTACCACACATCTCGAACGCGACGGACTTCGGCCCGCTCGCCGAGACACCCGGCGTGCGGGTCGCGTACCTCCCGCTCGATTCGTCACTCGACGATATCGACGGCGTGGTGCTTCCGGGAAGCAAAAACACCGTCGACGACCTGTTTGCGCTCCGAGACGCGGGCTTCGACGACGAACTCGTCGCGTTTGACGGGCCAATCGTCGGTATCTGTGGCGGCTACCAACTCCTCGGCGAGCGAATCGAGAATGCCGACATCGAGAGCACGGACGACGTGGACACCGCCGAAGGGTTGGGCCACTTACCGACCGTCACGGAATTCTCCCGAGACAAGCGCGTCGAACCGGTGAGTATCGACTTCGAGGGTGCAGGGCCGCTTTCGGGAGCGGGCGGTCGGGTCGACGGCTACGAGATCCACATGGGAGAGAGCCGAATCGTCGGTGATGCTATCCCCATCTCCGGTGACGGAGCAGCGACAGGCCGCGTTGCGGGAACGTACATACACGACCTCTTTGCGAACGAATCGCCGCGGAACGTGTTCCTCGACGCAGTGTACGAGTCAGTTGGTCGTGAGCGTCCGACTGAGTCACGGTCGGAGACGGACCCGTACGAACGGGCCGCGGCACTCGTCGGCGACAACCTCGACATCGACTCACTCCTCGATACCCTCGGTTTGGATTGA
- a CDS encoding long-chain-fatty-acid--CoA ligase gives MKKQLLVTDFLDRARTYYGDYEAIVGTDGERFTYGEFGDRVDRFSAALQSRSIEKGDRVAVLDPNTHYHLEVAFGAMQCGAIHVPLNYRLTPEDYEYLLTDSGSEVVYADYEYAGKIEAIRDDVPAEVFVTNDPAAVDGDWVAFEEFLDEADADDYERPEMSEDEVITINYTSGTTGDPKGVCRTHRTESLHAQLVTIHHHLTDDDVYLWTLPMFHVNGWGHIYAVTGRGAKHVCTRGVDAEHVFDAIATEDVSFFCCAPTVLSILREYAEENDPSVTGDNPVRVTAAGSAAPSATIRYTEDEFGWEFTQLYGATETGPLIATSDARRLIPDEGGLRFSLKQRQGVAPLGTELRVVDEDGEEVPRDDTSIGEVVVRGNQVMEEYWNKPDETHEAFNDRLEGWYHTGDLAVVNEDGMISIQDRKKDIIISGGENISSVELEDTLFDHDAVGDVAVIPAPSEKWGETPKAFIVPENGDIDNPGVTAEELTEYTKERLAGYKVIREFEFVENIPKTATGKIQKYELRKREWDDEDQMVGKG, from the coding sequence ATGAAGAAACAGTTACTCGTGACGGACTTCCTCGACCGTGCTCGAACCTACTACGGCGACTACGAGGCCATCGTCGGAACCGACGGCGAGCGGTTCACCTACGGCGAGTTCGGCGACCGAGTCGACCGGTTCTCTGCGGCCCTGCAGTCTCGCAGCATCGAGAAGGGAGACCGAGTCGCCGTGTTGGACCCAAATACGCACTACCACCTCGAAGTTGCGTTCGGCGCGATGCAGTGCGGTGCGATTCACGTTCCCCTCAACTACCGCCTCACGCCCGAAGATTACGAATACCTCCTCACAGACTCCGGTTCCGAGGTCGTCTACGCGGACTACGAGTACGCCGGTAAAATCGAGGCTATCCGCGACGACGTGCCCGCCGAAGTCTTCGTGACGAACGACCCCGCGGCAGTCGACGGCGACTGGGTTGCCTTCGAAGAGTTCCTCGACGAGGCCGATGCTGACGACTACGAACGCCCCGAGATGTCCGAAGACGAGGTTATCACCATCAACTACACCTCGGGAACGACTGGCGACCCGAAGGGTGTCTGCCGGACCCATCGAACCGAATCACTGCACGCCCAACTCGTCACGATTCACCACCACCTCACCGACGACGACGTGTACCTCTGGACGCTGCCGATGTTCCACGTCAACGGGTGGGGACACATCTACGCCGTCACCGGCCGCGGCGCGAAACACGTCTGCACGCGCGGTGTCGACGCCGAACACGTCTTCGACGCCATCGCTACCGAGGACGTGTCGTTCTTCTGTTGTGCGCCGACGGTGCTGTCGATTCTGCGCGAATACGCCGAGGAGAACGACCCGTCGGTGACCGGCGACAACCCCGTTCGCGTGACGGCCGCCGGAAGCGCCGCACCGAGCGCGACGATTCGGTACACCGAAGACGAGTTCGGGTGGGAGTTCACGCAACTGTACGGCGCAACCGAGACGGGACCGCTCATCGCCACCTCGGACGCCCGTCGGCTGATTCCGGACGAGGGCGGTCTCCGCTTCTCGCTGAAACAGCGACAGGGTGTCGCCCCGCTCGGCACGGAACTTCGCGTCGTCGACGAAGACGGCGAGGAGGTCCCCCGCGACGACACGAGCATCGGCGAAGTCGTCGTTCGCGGAAATCAGGTGATGGAAGAATACTGGAACAAGCCCGACGAGACGCACGAGGCGTTCAACGACCGACTCGAAGGCTGGTACCACACGGGCGACCTCGCCGTCGTCAACGAAGACGGCATGATATCCATTCAGGACCGCAAGAAGGACATCATCATCTCCGGTGGAGAGAACATCTCGTCGGTCGAACTGGAGGACACGCTGTTCGACCACGACGCCGTCGGCGACGTGGCGGTCATCCCCGCACCGTCCGAGAAATGGGGCGAGACGCCGAAGGCGTTCATCGTCCCCGAGAACGGCGATATCGACAATCCCGGTGTCACCGCCGAGGAACTGACCGAGTACACGAAAGAGCGACTCGCGGGCTACAAAGTCATCCGCGAGTTCGAATTCGTCGAGAACATCCCGAAAACGGCGACGGGGAAGATTCAGAAGTACGAACTTCGGAAGCGCGAGTGGGACGACGAAGACCAGATGGTCGGGAAGGGGTAG
- a CDS encoding ABC transporter substrate-binding protein codes for MADKEQSATRRTYLKSGLAVAAGGLIAGCTGNSGEGTTTKSGSNATATSTSESTTEATTESSDGDSYTVSMAPMGDVEFDGVPETVFTRLTHHAGMAFALGHGDAVNSMHAPDYYDALWNQFVVRLDGVSLDWSGLYSSWEPTKEKLYELDSDVHLADPANVAALGSWSSADLEEIEQNVSPWFGNTFSDRNRSPPSEWADAYQFYGLWEIFEKVAQVFKAEAKYEALASIHDDLLQTISSNLPAEEDRPTAVMLASRDFETIYAYDANQPGYLTAHMRPLGVESAFGDDFESGSTVDFETLLEADPDVIFSLGGMHPTTDMVATRAMFTDDPVGSEISAVKNGRIHAQGARYQGPILNLFQLEMTAKQLYPEQFGAWPTYEKGPYPEIPEDEQLFDRQRVADIINGTN; via the coding sequence ATGGCAGATAAGGAGCAGTCGGCGACTCGCCGGACGTATCTTAAATCTGGGCTCGCGGTCGCCGCTGGCGGCCTGATTGCGGGCTGTACGGGCAATTCGGGCGAGGGGACGACGACAAAATCGGGTTCGAACGCGACCGCAACGTCGACCTCGGAATCCACGACAGAGGCGACGACGGAATCGTCCGACGGCGACTCGTACACCGTTTCGATGGCCCCGATGGGCGACGTGGAGTTCGACGGCGTGCCGGAGACTGTCTTCACGCGCCTGACGCACCACGCGGGAATGGCCTTCGCACTCGGTCACGGCGACGCCGTCAACTCGATGCACGCGCCCGACTACTACGACGCGCTGTGGAACCAGTTCGTCGTGCGACTCGACGGCGTTTCTCTGGACTGGAGCGGCCTGTACTCCTCGTGGGAACCGACGAAAGAGAAACTGTACGAACTCGACAGCGACGTTCACCTCGCGGACCCGGCGAACGTGGCCGCTCTCGGGAGTTGGAGTTCCGCGGACCTCGAAGAAATCGAACAGAACGTCAGCCCGTGGTTCGGGAACACCTTCAGCGACCGAAACCGAAGCCCGCCGTCGGAGTGGGCGGATGCGTACCAGTTCTACGGGCTTTGGGAAATCTTCGAGAAGGTCGCGCAAGTGTTCAAAGCCGAAGCGAAGTACGAAGCACTCGCGTCGATTCACGACGACCTTCTACAGACGATTTCGTCGAACCTCCCCGCTGAGGAAGACCGCCCGACCGCCGTGATGCTCGCCTCCCGCGACTTCGAGACGATTTACGCCTACGACGCGAACCAACCCGGATACCTGACGGCGCACATGCGCCCGCTGGGTGTCGAAAGCGCGTTCGGCGACGATTTCGAGTCCGGCTCGACCGTCGATTTTGAGACGCTTCTCGAAGCCGACCCGGACGTGATTTTCTCGCTCGGAGGAATGCACCCGACGACGGACATGGTCGCAACCAGAGCGATGTTCACCGATGACCCGGTCGGAAGCGAGATTTCGGCGGTGAAAAACGGCCGTATCCACGCGCAGGGCGCTCGCTATCAGGGGCCGATTCTCAACCTATTCCAGTTGGAGATGACCGCAAAACAGCTCTACCCCGAGCAGTTCGGCGCGTGGCCGACATACGAGAAGGGACCGTACCCGGAGATTCCGGAAGACGAACAGTTGTTCGACCGTCAGCGCGTCGCCGACATCATCAACGGAACGAACTAA